From one Triticum urartu cultivar G1812 chromosome 3, Tu2.1, whole genome shotgun sequence genomic stretch:
- the LOC125543561 gene encoding protein TPR1 has protein sequence MSSLSRELVFLILQFLDEEKFKETVHKLEQESGFYFNVKYFEEKVHAGEWDEVERYLSGFTKVDDNRYSMKIFFEIRKQKYLEALDRHDRAKAVDILVKDLKVFSTFNEELYKEITQLLTLENFRENEQLSKYGDTKSARSIMLIELKKLIEANPLFREKLVFPTLKASRLRTLINQSLNWQHQLCKNPRPNPDIKTLFTDHTCSPPNGARTSPVSVPLAAVPKAGAAYQPLTGHAPFQPPPPAGPSLAGWMTSAAVSSSIQSAAVAASSMSVPPNQGMMKRPAISDYQSAESEQLMKRLRPTGHGIDEATYPAPTPQPSWSLDDLPRTVACTLSQGSNVTSMDFHPSRHTLLLVGSANGEFALWEIGLRERLVSKPFKIWDMQACSAQFQSVLAKDSSMPINRVTWSPDGDLIGVAFAKHLIHLYAYQQPNEARQVLEIEAHSGGVNDIAFSRPNKQLCVVTCGDDKLIRVWDMHGQKIYSFEGHEAPVYSICPHHKETIQFIFSTSIDGKIKAWLYDNAGSRVDYDAPGKWCTTMLYSADGTRLFSCGTSKEGDSHLVEWNESEGSIKRTYSGFRKKASGVVQGVVQFDTAQNHILAAGEDNQIKIWDVDNTNMLTFIDADGGLPGLPRLRFNKEGNLLAVTTVDNGFKILANSDGLRSLRAFGNRPFEAFRSPYEASAMKVSGAPVVAGISPNIGRMDNLDRNSPAKPSPILNGADPASRSIDIKPRISEEKPDKAKPWELMEVLNPQQFRVATLPETPDQTSKVVRLLYTNSGVGLLALGSNAIQRLWKWNRNEQNPSGKATASVVPQHWQPNSGLVMANDIGETPPEESVPCIALSKNDSYVMSACGGKVSLFNMMTFKVMTTFMPPPPASTFLAFHPQDNNIIAIGMEDSTIHIYNVRVDEVKIRLKGHQKRITGLAFSNSLHILVSSGADAQLCVWATDSWEKKKLVAIQMPAGKTPSGDTRVQFNSDQNRLLVVHETQIAIYDASKMERIYQWIPQGTLSAAISHASYSCNSQLVFAAFTDGNVAIFDADNLRLRCRIASSAYMSTTAINSNPPVYPFVVAAHPQEPNQFAVGLSDGSVKVMEPLESDGKWGTPAPVENGVANGRAPASSATSNPATDQNQR, from the exons GCTTGAACAAGAGTCAGGCTTTTACTTCAACGTCAAGTACTTTGAGGAGAAGGTCCATGCTGGGGAGTGGGATGAGGTGGAAAGGTATCTCTCAGGTTTCACCAAGGTGGACGACAATAGGTATTCGATGAAGATCTTCTTTGAGATCAGGAAGCAGAAGTATTTGGAAGCTCTTGATAG GCATGATAGAGCAAAGGCGGTAGATATTCTTGTCAAGGATCTTAAAGTCTTCTCGACATTCAACGAGGAGTTATATAAAGAGATAACACAGCTTCTCACTCTTGAGAATTTCAG GGAAAATGAACAGCTATCTAAGTATGGGGATACAAAATCTGCTCGCAGTATTATGCTGATTGAGCTAAAAAAACTAATCGAAGCAAATCCCCTTTTCCGGGAAAAACTTGTCTTTCCAACCCTTAAGGCATCCCGTTTGCGGACTTTAATTAACCAAAG CTTAAACTGGCAGCATCAACTTTGTAAGAACCCTCGGCCAAATCCAGATATCAAGACATTATTCACGGATCACACTTGCTCTCCTCCCAATGGAGCACGTACATCTCCTGTATCTGTACCATTGGCAGCTGTTCCGAAGGCTGGTGCAGCATACCAGCCACTCACAGGCCATGCT CCATTccagcctcctcctcctgccGGTCCATCTTTAGCTGGTTGGATGACAAGTGCTGCTGTTTCTTCATCCATTCAGTCTGCTGCCGTGGCAGCATCATCAATGTCTGTTCCACCAAATCAAG GCATGATGAAACGCCCAGCTATATCAGACTATCAAAGTGCAGAATCTGAGCAACTAATGAAGCGATTGAGGCCCACTGGACATGGTATTGATGAG GCCACCTATCCTGCACCTACTCCTCAACCTTCATGGTCATTGGATGACCTTCCTAGGACAGTGGCGTGCACATTATCACAGGGATCTAATGTAACTAGCATGGACTTTCATCCTTCTCGTCATACACTACTACTAG TTGGATCTGCTAATGGTGAATTTGCACTTTGGGAGATTGGTCTGCGTGAGAGGCTGGTCTCAAAGCCCTTCAAAATTTGGGACATGCAAGCATGTTCAGCACAATTTCAG AGTGTCTTGGCTAAAGACTCTTCCATGCCCATTAATCGAGTTACATGGAGCCCTGATGGAGACTTGATTG GAGTTGCATTCGCAAAACATTTGATCCATCTGTACGCATACCAACAACCAAATGAAGCACGCCAAGTTTTAGAG ATTGAGGCTCATTCTGGAGGAGTTAATGACATAGCATTCTCCCGGCCAAATAAGCAACTCTGTGTTGTCACTTGCGGAGATGACAAGCTGATAAGG GTCTGGGATATGCATGGACAGAAAATATATTCGTTTGAAGGGCACGAGGCACCTGTGTATTCTATTTGCCCTCACCACAAAGAGACTATTCAG TTTATATTCTCAACTTCCATTGATGGGAAAATTAAGGCATGGCTTTATGACAATGCGGGATCTAGGGTGGACTATGATGCTCCAGGAAAATGGTGTACTACAATGCTTTATAGTGCCGATGGAACTAG GTTGTTCTCATGCGGAACAAGCAAAGAGGGAGACTCACATTTGGTTGAGTGGAACGAAAGCGAAGGATCTATCAAGAGAACATATTCTGGATTCCGCAAAAAGGCATCTGGTGTAGTGCAGGGTGTTGTGCAGTTTGATACAGCTCAGAATCACATTTTAGCTGCCGGGGAAGATAACCAAATTAAAATTTGGGATGTTGATAACACCAACATGCTTACCTTTATTGATGCCGATGGAGGCTTGCCA GGCCTTCCCCGGTTAAGGTTCAATAAAGAGGGGAATCTTCTTGCTGTTACTACAGTAGACAATGGCTTTAAGATACTTGCAAATTCTGATGGGCTCAGGTCTTTACGGGCTTTTGGGAACCGGCCTTTCGAGGCGTTTAGGTCACCATATGAAGCTTCTGCGATGAAG GTCTCAGGTGCTCCTGTTGTTGCGGGCATCTCTCCTAACATTGGCCGAATGGATAACTTAGACAGGAACTCTCCTGCAAAGCCATCTCCTATACTG AATGGCGCTGATCCAGCATCTAGAAGCATAGATATAAAGCCAAGAATCTCAGAAGAAAAACCTGATAAAGCGAAACCTTGGGAGCTGATGGAAGTTCTAAATCCCCAGCAATTCCGTGTAGCTACATTGCCAGAAACTCCAGACCAAACCAGCAAG GTTGTCAGACTTCTGTACACAAATTCTGGTGTCGGTTTGTTAGCACTAGGGTCTAATGCCATTCAAAGGCTGTGGAAATGGAACCGAAATGAGCAGAATCCAAGTGGGAAG GCCACGGCTAGTGTTGTGCCACAGCATTGGCAACCAAACAGTGGCCTTGTCATGGCAAATGATATCGGGGAAACACCTCCTGAGGAGTCAGTCCCATGCATTGCACTCTCCAAGAATGATTCTTATGTGATGTCTGCATGTGGTGGAAAGGTCTCATTGTTTAATATGATGACATTTAAG GTGATGACAACATTCATGCCACCTCCACCAGCATCGACCTTTTTAGCATTTCACCCTCAAGATAATAACATCATAGCAATTGGAATGGAAGATTCAACCATCCACATATACAATGTCAGGGTAGATGAG GTCAAAATTAGACTCAAAGGACATCAAAAGAGGATAACTGGATTGGCCTTTTCCAACAGCCTGCATATACTTGTGTCTTCTGGCGCTGATGCACAG TTATGTGTGTGGGCCACCGATTCTTGGGAAAAGAAGAAATTGGTCGCTATACAAATGCCAGCTGGGAAGACTCCATCAGGAGACACAAGGGTTCAGTTTAATTCTGACCAAAATCGCTTGTTAGTAGTCCATGAGACTCAGATAGCTATTTATGATGCATCCAAGATGGAGAGAATCTACCAG TGGATACCTCAGGGCACTTTGTCAGCTGCCATATCACACGCATCGTACTCGTGCAATAGCCAACTAGTTTTTGCTGCTTTTACTGATGGTAATGTTGCCATCTTTGATGCGGATAACTTGAGATTACGATGCCGAATTGCATCATCTGCTTACATGTCTACGACAGCCATAAACAG CAATCCACCCGTTTACCCTTTTGTTGTCGCTGCACACCCCCAAGAACCAAATCAATTCGCAGTCGGGCTGTCAGATGGATCTGTTAAAGTGATGGAGCCGTTGGAGTCCGACGGGAAGTGGGGGACGCCTGCTCCAGTGGAAAATGGGGTGGCCAACGGAAGGGCGCCAGCATCATCAGCTACAAGCAATCCAGCCACAGATCAAAACCAAAGATAG